One window from the genome of Populus alba chromosome 15, ASM523922v2, whole genome shotgun sequence encodes:
- the LOC118028369 gene encoding BOI-related E3 ubiquitin-protein ligase 1: protein MAVETPHMSLNFPSQLITNRDLVKANQANMNLYNTQMDSGLVFNEPVPETLMSFYQSSLGCDPISAAKASNKDDSSLTYNVPAVAAPRKRARDSINDDNFDAFHASQKTKVSPLSSFIDHDILFQIQQQQSEIDRFIDDHNQKVRMELEERKKRQSRMLVSAIQEGMIKKMKEKDEEIQRMGKINWFLQEKAKSLYVENQIWRDLAQANEATANSLRSNLEQVLAHASGGAAPLADDAESSCCGSSDHGRCTLAGGEEGAVKDKMVVVKDNLNHSRMCKKCGERESSVLLLPCRHLCLCTLCGSNLIGSCPVCDSAMTASVHVNMS from the exons ATGGCAGTTGAAACTCCTCATATGAGCCTCAATTTCCCTTCACAACTTATCACAAACAG GGATCTTGTGAAAGCAAATCAAGCAAACATGAATTTGTACAACACCCAGATGGATTCTGGCCTTGTTTTTAATGAACCAGTGCCTGAAACACTCATGTCGTTCTATCAGTCTTCTCTTGGTTGTGACCCAATTTCTGCTGCTAAGGCTTCTAATAAAGATGATAGTAGTCTCACCTACAATGTTCCTGCTGTTGCTGCTCCAAGAAAGAGGGCTAGAGACTCGATCAATGATGACAACTTTGATGCTTTTCATGCCTCTCAAAAGACCAAAGTCTCTCCTTTATCTTCTTTTATTGATCACGACATCCTCTTTCAGATCCAACAACAGCAATCTGAAATCGACCGTTTCATTGATGATCAT aaTCAGAAAGTTAGAATGGAACTtgaagagaggaaaaagaggCAATCAAGAATGTTGGTATCAGCAATACAAGAAGGAATgattaagaaaatgaaagagaaagacgaagagattcaaagaatggGAAAAATAAACTGGTTTCTTCAAGAAAAAGCGAAGAGTTTATACgtagagaatcaaatttggAGGGATTTAGCACAAGCCAATGAGGCCACAGCAAATTCATTACGGAGCAATTTAGAACAAGTCTTGGCGCACGCAAGCGGTGGCGCTGCCCCTCTGGCAGATGATGCAGAATCCAGTTGCTGTGGAAGTAGTGATCATGGGAGGTGCACGTTAGCTGGTGGAGAAGAGGGTGCGGTGAAGGATAAGATGGTAGTGGTTAAGGATAATCTTAACCACAGCAGGATGTGTAAAAAGTGCGGGGAGAGGGAGTCAAGTGTGTTGCTGCTGCCGTGCAGGCATCTTTGCCTGTGTACATTATGTGGGTCCAATCTGATTGGTTCTTGCCCAGTATGTGATTCTGCCATGACTGCTAGTGTCCATGTTAACATGTCTTGA